Below is a genomic region from Equus caballus isolate H_3958 breed thoroughbred chromosome X, TB-T2T, whole genome shotgun sequence.
aagaaataataagtgttggagaggatgtggggaaaagggaactctcatacagagctggttggaatgcaaactggtgcagccgctttggaaaacagtatggagattactctaaaaatgaagaatagaactaccatgagatccagctattctactgctgggtatttatccaaagaacatgaaaacatgaatgtgtaaagatatatgcacccttatgttcattgtggcgtgattcacaatagccaagtcttggaaaaacctaagtgcccatcaagggatgaatggataaagaaagtgtggtatatttacacaatggaatactcctcagccataaaaaagaggaaattttgccatttgcaatgacatggattgaacttgagggtattatgctaagtgaaataaggcagatgGGGAAAGTCAAGTACTAtgtgatctcattcataaatagaagataaaaacaatgacaacaacagcaaacatagatacagagattagattgttggttaccagagaGAAAGGGTAAGGGCAAAGGGGTGACTGGACACATGCGTATgttgatggatggtaattagtctttgggtggtgaacataatgtaatctaccCAGAAATCTAAagataatgatatacacctgaaatttacataatgttataaaccaatgtaacctcaataaaaacataataataattccaacaaaaattctttatttatagCACTTGTCTTCCAAAATCCTCtaatatctttttaaagatgATCATCAATTATTAATCCTTAATCATCACAGCACTCATGATAAATAGGACTGATGTAGAGATAATATGAAAAGTGAATGGCACTTTAGTGACCAATATGGTTACAATATTACTCAAAGGAGTGAGGTTAGCCTGGAGAGTTTTTGAAATAGAACTGAGCTACAGCATCCTGGTATAGCCACCTACTGACCACTTCAACCCTTAATATGGTATTGCCAAGTGGCTCCAAAACAGAGCTGATTTCAACTTCTTAGCTTCCTCTAGGATTTCCTGAATTTGTACTCATTCTCCTAGATAGCTTGGAACTAGACTATCCTCCAGGAATAGGACCTCAGCTTGAAGATACCTGGTGTAACAGAAAGAAGCAGCAGATATTTGTGTTATATAGTCCCAGGGTCAGAATCTAAAGAGAATTACTTGCTTGCCTATAGTTTCATAGCTAGAAAGTTGCCAAATGGccgaagattttatttttcaaagtcctGATCTAACAGTAATACAGCTTGGTAATAGAGCTGCATCAAAATCTTGGAGGATAACTAccatggactgaatatttgtatcCCAGCTGAATTCAAATGTTGAAACTTAACCCCCATtgcgatggtatttggagatggggcttttaggaggtgattaggtcatgagtatggagccctcatgaatgagattagtgccgttacaaaagagaccccagagagctctcttgccccttctgccatatgaggacagagtgagaagacagccatctatgaatTAGGAAGCAGGCCTTCACCAGACATGGATtctgccagcactttgatctttGGGTTCCCcgtctccagaactatgagaaataaatgtttgttgtttaacctacccagtttatggtattttggttatagcagcccaaatggactaaggcATTAATCTTCAAGGACTACACTTCCCAAGGCTGCCTTGGTTCCCCCAAATCTCAACCAATTAAGAGAAAGTGGGGCAAGGTGATGCCCCTAAGGGTTCTCTGCAAACACTCTCTACCATACTGTCTCAGGTCAAGCTGGAGGAGGTTAGCTGTAATATAAATAGCAGTACATGGGTTTTTAATGCATAGATTGCGGTGTGGTTGATAGCTGATCTCCAGTCTTCCCTCAGCCAGCACTACAGCTATTTCTTCCTCAACTAACCTGTGATAATTGTGAGTTCTGTAATATTTTACTTGAAATGAAATGCATAGAAGACCTGGATAGGCAGAGTTTCATTAACTATCCAACTATGAAGCTATAAGTAAAAGAAAGTTTATGTGCCAGGGAATGTACAAAGAAcctttttgtcattttatgtCACAGCATTAATGACattatacaaatgaggaaactgttaCACAGGGAGGTGATgccacttgcctaaggtcattcaagtagaaagtggcagagcctagatttgaatccagatctgtCAGACTCTAAGCCCATGCTCTAAGTTGTTATGTCAGACTGCTTTTCTTTAAAGAGATTACTATTCAAAAAAAAGTTGCTAAGTTTTATTCCATTTAAAAGGttcttttatataaaagaaatttaattcttttaaaagttctatcgggggccagcctggtggtgcagcagttaaagtTCGCACGTTTGGCTTCTGTgggctggggttcaccagttcaggtccctggtgtggacctatgcactgcttgttaagccatgctgtggcaggcgtcccacataaaatagaggaagacgggcacggacattagctcagggccagtcttcctcagcaaaaagaggattggcagcagatgttagctcagggctaatcttactaaaaaaaaaaaaaagccattctgTCAGGAAAACAGAGGctctaaaaaagtaaaaccaCAGATTATCCTCAAGGGAGTGGTCAGCTtacgaaaaattaaaaattaaactctgCATTCTTAGgccttcaaatattttaatatggctatatggtaaagcagaaaaaaaaacacgTAATATATTTCTGAGTCGGAATCCTGGTCCTTTCATGCACAGTCTGTGTGATCCTGGACAAGTTattaaaatatggataaaatgCCTATATAGTAGTTTTCCTTTATCCATCAGAGAAGCATTCCAAGACCCTCAGCAGacgcctgaaactgtggatagtaccaaaccctatatatactatgttttttcatATAGTacgtacatacctatgataaagtttaatttataaattaagcacagtaagacattaactaataataaaatagaacaattataacaatatactgtaataaaagttaccataggtCTTAGCATCCCCAGTatacaactttttttctttccttattaagtcaagaactttcaccttttcaacTAAAGGaggcactttacagcttctctttgtgATATcggaattgccagcatcactactcttgtgctttggggcctttattaagtaaaataagggttacttcaaaacaagcactgcaataccatgacagtcgatctgataactgagacggctactaagtgactaaccgTCGGGTAGCATATACAACAAGGATATGCTAGACAAAGGGATGACTCACCTCCCGGGTGCGACAGAGTGGGATGGAGTGAGATTttatcatgctactcagaacagcatgcaatttaaaacttataaattgtttatttctggaactttctatttaatatttttggactgtggttGACCAGGAGTAACTGAAACCgcaaaaagcaaaaccaaagataaggggggactactgtatgtcCAGATCACCATGAAGATTAAAGGAGACCAGGCATATAAAGTGATTGAAGGTGCCTGGTATGTGGAAGGCTATTAACAAATGGTAaatgttattgttattactattatttagaACAACACTGAAATGGTAAAGAAGCACAAAAGAGCAAGTGAATGAAAGGGAGTGTTGGGGAAAATCTTAATGGTATGATTCAATGTTACTTTAAGCATGCCTTAAGAAAGAGCAAACACAGAAAAATGTGTAGATTTTCAGTAAAAAATGACTAATGATGATGATGTAGTCCTCTTCTGTTAGGGATAGATGCCAGACGCATACTTCCTATACTCTGTTACTGCGTTTTATTTTGAAGCAGGGAGCTATAAGATAGAGTTAAGAGAAGTTGGGTCTTTATATTGGTTGAGAAGACTGGAAGCATCTGAAATCCAGATAAAACTTAAATACTGTGGTTGAACAAATTAAAGGGTCTAGCCAGTTGCAAGAAAAAAGGGCAAACATCTATGCCCTGCTATTCAAATTCTCTGAAGCagaattttgaaagagaagatCTATGGCCTTAACAGATGTTCTGAGGTAGGCTTATACCTCGACATCGAGATTATTTGAAGCATATATAAACAATTGAATATGTGAAACAGTAACGAAATAACACTTATTTTTGTACAGATCTAAAATTGCTTTAATTCTTACTCTGAATAAGTCTCTTccttgtaaacatttttaaaaagacgaTTTGATTAATGCTCCACTTAATGTTTTAATAAAGCATTTACTTTTAGAAAAAGCAATTGGCTGAGTTATGCAGGCTCTGACTTCTCAGCCATCGTCACCTAAAGAAATAATTGACTTGCCTGGCTATGTACCCAGGGAAAGCACCAATCATCTAGTGACATCTCCCCAAAGTGCAAGCAAAAATCATTACAGGAATAACCTGTGTTTGAAGGGATGAGTCAAACCAATTTAGTCCTATTTTAGTGATGGGAAATGCCATGCTTCCCATAAGGCTACTGTTTCCTgaacaaaatcattttaaatgtcagGAGAAAGCTACCAtgttataaaaatgattatattctataaaaaaaaaatgacaaagaaagcaCAGGGTACTTCAAATTACTCAAaatctcaaattatttcaaaatatgagtTAAGTGACCCGGATCTCAAGTCTAACTGGATACCAACACAGATTTTTACATGaaacaaagctttttaaaaacatttataaaataaattacacattACCTGGtaattgttttggttttgtgaCAACCTCAATTGGTTTGATGATgcaaaatgtgaagaaaaattaCTCCGTGATGGATTTGTATTTCTGTACATTGTAGTAGATGCGGTATGTAATGAGGTCCGTGGTGTTAAATGGTAGTCTCTATTTTGATACAGTACATTGTCTGACAAGTCTCTAATATTCACCATTTGTGAATTTGGCATACTTCTTCCTGGTCCGGGCAAAGCTGTACTTTGGTTCTCAGCTCGAAGGGAACTGCCACTTTCATAAAATCTTGAGTAGCTTGGTGTCTGTGCTCCCATCAATGCCAACTCTTCCTCTCTGGCATACTCATCATCAGCATCTCCAGTCTCCATTGCAATGGACAAACAAGTTCCTTCTGCTGAACTAGGCTTCTGTGGGACATTTCCTCTCAGAATTCTCTGGGGGTAATCACTAACTGCCAATGAAAATACTTCACGAATTTCCAAGTTTTGCGTTCGACAGTAAGGATCTCTAATAGGTGGCTTTTGCCCACATAAATTATGTGATGCTAAACCCGTGTGTTCAGGCTTATATAATCTTTGAATTCCAACTGGTTCAATTTTGCAAGGTCGGTGGCACACAGATGGCTTTTGAGGTACTGTCATCTCAGAGGCTTGCATTGAAGAGCCTCCGTAGTTTTTCTTTGTGTGATTGTATACTGAGTTTCCAGCATTTAGCACACTTGTCTGCCTTgacaaaataattgttttttcaCCTAAGAGCAGAGAGGCATTTTTACAGTGTGCTACTTGTCTTTGAACAGGAATATGCAACTGAAACTCAGTATCATTTTTACTGGCCGTTTTCTGAACAGGGATTTTATGTGCTTCTGTAATTTGTGTATTTGTATGTTTGGTTGTCCCTTGCCTGCTTGATGAACTGGCCGGACTGTATATACCAGTTACAATGACATCATTATTGGCAGATGTCCAAGAAGACTGTTGGCTTGAAGGTCGAGCAATATTAACCACATTTCTGACTGTAATGTCTGGAGCTGCCAAAGAGGTACTGGAAACAGTTCCTGTTGTTGCTGCTCCTGATTCAGAATTCTTACtactcatttttcttctcttattgcCAACCCACGTctggaagaataaaaaatgatattATGGAAAAGttcttaacaaaaaaagaaaaaataatttctctgtgATAAATTGTATTCTCATTTGTCATAGAACCAAGGCCTATACAAATTTAAAGGGCAAAAGATTCAATAAGAGAAAAAGTAAACTAAGGTATAAAGTCAGAGATGATCAGGACTTGCACTTCATAAATATGTAGGAACTTGATAACAGAATTGTATTATTGCTCCTCTCCACCTCAAAACCCATGCAATTAATCTGTAGCAAGAgctctaaaaatatttatatcccTTGACCTAGTAAATCTACTTCTGGGAATTGATCCTAAAAAATAATCATAGATGTATACAAAGTTTATATGCAATGATGTTCATCATATATTAATTCATAATAGTGAAAAGTTGGAAGCACACTAAAGGTAGGATATTTAGTGATATTGGAAAATGCTCATAggacagtcatgcactgcataaaaatgtttcagtcaacaacggaccaAATATACGATGGTGGTTCCATACGATTAATATCATATACCcttggtgtgtagtaggctataccatctaggttttaTATAAGTGCACTTTATGATGTTCTcacgatgaaattgcctaacgaatCATTTCTCAGAAAGGTATCTCTGTCATTAAGAGATGCATGATCCTATTGTTAAACAAATACACACTTGCAATTTTCAGATGTAACAAATTCTGTTCTATGAATATATCATAACTTGGTCAATTTAATATTGCTAGATATTTAGATTATTGTTATAAATATTCGCTATTATAAACCATACTGCAATACACATCATTATACATGCATCTTTGTGTCATTGGTCTGTTAGAATGCTATCCTAGAAGGGAAATTGCTAGGTTTTTTGAGATTTTCAAACTACCCTCCA
It encodes:
- the HDX gene encoding highly divergent homeobox isoform X3, with the protein product MSSKNSESGAATTGTVSSTSLAAPDITVRNVVNIARPSSQQSSWTSANNDVIVTGIYSPASSSSRQGTTKHTNTQITEAHKIPVQKTASKNDTEFQLHIPVQRQVAHCKNASLLLGEKTIILSRQTSVLNAGNSVYNHTKKNYGGSSMQASEMTVPQKPSVCHRPCKIEPVGIQRLYKPEHTGLASHNLCGQKPPIRDPYCRTQNLEIREVFSLAVSDYPQRILRGNVPQKPSSAEGTCLSIAMETGDADDEYAREEELALMGAQTPSYSRFYESGSSLRAENQSTALPGPGRSMPNSQMVNIRDLSDNVLYQNRDYHLTPRTSLHTASTTMYRNTNPSRSNFSSHFASSNQLRLSQNQNNYQISGNLTVPWITGCSRKRALQDRTQFSDRDLATLKKYWDNGMTSLGSVCREKIEAVATELNVDCEIVRTWIGNRRRKYRLMGIEVPPPRGGPADFSEQPESGSLSAFTPGEEAGPEVGEDNDRNDEVSICLSEGSSQEESNEVVPNEARAHKEEDHHAVSTDNVKIEIIDDEESDMISNSEVEQVNSVLDYKNEEVRFIENELEIQKQKYFKLQTFVRSLILAMKADDKEQQKALLSDLPPELEEMDFNHASPEPDDTSFSVSSLSEKNASDSL
- the HDX gene encoding highly divergent homeobox isoform X2, with translation MNLRSVFTVEQQRILQRYYENGMTNQSKNCFQLILQCAQETKLDFSVVRTWVGNKRRKMSSKNSESGAATTGTVSSTSLAAPDITVRNVVNIARPSSQQSSWTSANNDVIVTGIYSPASSSSRQGTTKHTNTQITEAHKIPVQKTASKNDTEFQLHIPVQRQVAHCKNASLLLGEKTIILSRQTSVLNAGNSVYNHTKKNYGGSSMQASEMTVPQKPSVCHRPCKIEPVGIQRLYKPEHTGLASHNLCGQKPPIRDPYCRTQNLEIREVFSLAVSDYPQRILRGNVPQKPSSAEGTCLSIAMETGDADDEYAREEELALMGAQTPSYSRFYESGSSLRAENQSTALPGPGRSMPNSQMVNIRDLSDNVLYQNRDYHLTPRTSLHTASTTMYRNTNPSRSNFSSHFASSNQLRLSQNQNNYQISGNLTVPWITGCSRKRALQDRTQFSDRDLATLKKYWDNGMTSLGSVCREKIEAVATELNVDCEIVRTWIGNRRRKYRLMGIEVPPPRGGPADFSEQPESGSLSAFTPGEEAGPEVGEDNDRNDEVSICLSEGSSQEESNEVVPNEARAHKEEDHHAVSTDNVKIEIIDDEESDMISNSEVEQVNSVLDYKNEEVRFIENELEIQKQKYFKLQTFVRSLILAMKADDKEQQKALLSDLPPELEEMDFNHASPEPDDTSFSVSSLSEKNASDSL
- the HDX gene encoding highly divergent homeobox isoform X1; amino-acid sequence: MAGTSRFKGKMNKAEAELQSRPWTQMNLRSVFTVEQQRILQRYYENGMTNQSKNCFQLILQCAQETKLDFSVVRTWVGNKRRKMSSKNSESGAATTGTVSSTSLAAPDITVRNVVNIARPSSQQSSWTSANNDVIVTGIYSPASSSSRQGTTKHTNTQITEAHKIPVQKTASKNDTEFQLHIPVQRQVAHCKNASLLLGEKTIILSRQTSVLNAGNSVYNHTKKNYGGSSMQASEMTVPQKPSVCHRPCKIEPVGIQRLYKPEHTGLASHNLCGQKPPIRDPYCRTQNLEIREVFSLAVSDYPQRILRGNVPQKPSSAEGTCLSIAMETGDADDEYAREEELALMGAQTPSYSRFYESGSSLRAENQSTALPGPGRSMPNSQMVNIRDLSDNVLYQNRDYHLTPRTSLHTASTTMYRNTNPSRSNFSSHFASSNQLRLSQNQNNYQISGNLTVPWITGCSRKRALQDRTQFSDRDLATLKKYWDNGMTSLGSVCREKIEAVATELNVDCEIVRTWIGNRRRKYRLMGIEVPPPRGGPADFSEQPESGSLSAFTPGEEAGPEVGEDNDRNDEVSICLSEGSSQEESNEVVPNEARAHKEEDHHAVSTDNVKIEIIDDEESDMISNSEVEQVNSVLDYKNEEVRFIENELEIQKQKYFKLQTFVRSLILAMKADDKEQQKALLSDLPPELEEMDFNHASPEPDDTSFSVSSLSEKNASDSL